One Streptomyces fagopyri DNA window includes the following coding sequences:
- a CDS encoding thioredoxin family protein, translating to MAKPVHQPREDAEFDFILRMSAVPVLAYFTGTWPKAIEPCRAMDLVVGDIADEYTGRLTAVRTDITRCPAATRRYGITGAPSYVLLKEGEAVAHGTGSLTIAEVRGVLDGHL from the coding sequence ATGGCGAAGCCGGTTCACCAACCCCGTGAGGATGCGGAGTTCGATTTCATCCTCAGGATGAGCGCAGTCCCGGTCCTCGCGTATTTCACTGGGACATGGCCCAAGGCAATCGAACCCTGCCGGGCGATGGACCTCGTCGTGGGCGACATCGCCGACGAGTACACAGGCCGCCTGACGGCCGTCCGTACCGACATCACGCGCTGTCCGGCCGCAACCCGGCGGTACGGGATCACCGGAGCCCCCTCGTACGTCCTGCTGAAGGAAGGAGAGGCGGTGGCACACGGCACGGGGTCCCTGACCATCGCCGAGGTGCGGGGGGTTCTCGACGGCCACCTCTGA